A genomic segment from Lates calcarifer isolate ASB-BC8 linkage group LG13, TLL_Latcal_v3, whole genome shotgun sequence encodes:
- the snx2 gene encoding sorting nexin-2 — MADTARDPPPEQTDFEELEDGEDLFPEPAATLESEPASLPAEDISTNSNGPKQDSLFDDDPEDLFAEATEEVSLDSPERDVLLSDGPSPAITPITPPTSVITPCIGHAHDDMFTHSSFDEIEEEEGGDSFDMHISVSDPEKVGDGMNAYMAYKVTTKTSMSLFKRNEFSVKRRFSDFLGLHSKLASKYLHIGYIVPPAPEKSIVGMTKVKVGKEDQSSNEFVEKRRSALERYLMRTVKHPVLLKDPDVLQFLESSDLPRAVSTQALSSAGLLRMVNKAADAVNKMTIKMNESDAWFEEKQQHFENLDVQLRKLHASVESLVCHRKELSVNTAQFAKSAAMLGNSEDHTALSRALSQLAEVEEKIDQLHQDQANADFYLFSELLGDYVRLITAVKGVFDHRMKTWQKWQDSQMLLQKKREAEAKLQFTNKPDKLQQAKDEIKELEGKVQQGERDFEQISKTIRKEVSRFEKERVKDFKTIIIKYLESLVQTQQQLIKYWEAFLPEAKAIS; from the exons tcaGAACCAGCCAGTCTACCTGCTGAAGACATCAGCACCAACTCAAACGGACCCAAACAAGATTCACTATTCGATGACGACCCAGAGGACCTGtttgcag aaGCCACAGAGGAGGTTTCGTTGGACAGTCCGGAGAGAGACGTCCTGCTGTCCGACGGTCCGTCCCCCGCCATCACCCCCATCACCCCTCCCACCTCGGTCATCACCCCCTGCATCGGCCACGCCCACGAcgacatgttcacacactcctCCTTCGACGAG attgaagaggaggagggcggGGATTCGTTCGACATGCACATATCAGTGTCTGACCCTGAGAAAGTTG gtgaTGGGATGAATGCGTACATGGCCTACAAAGTGACCACCAAG ACCTCCATGTCTCTGTTTAAGCGTAATGAGTTTTCAGTAAAAAGGCGTTTCAGTGACTTCCTGGGTCTGCACAGTAAACTGGCCTCCAAGTACCTGCACATAGGCTACATCGTCCCCCCTGCTCCGGAGAAAAGCATCGTGG GGATGACCAAGGTGAAGGTGGGGAAGGAGGATCAGTCGTCCAACGAGTTtgtggagaagaggaggtcGGCGCTGGAGAG GTATCTGATGAGAACAGTGAAACATCCCGTCCTGCTGAAGGATCCTGACGTCCTGCAGTTCCTGGAGAGCTCAGAC TTGCCGCGGGCGGTCAGCACTCAGGCTCTGAGCAGCGCTGGACTCCTCCGAATGGTCAACAAGGCCGCTGACGCCGTCAACAAGATGACCATCAAGATGAACGAGTCAGACGCC tggttcgaggagaagcagcagcacttTGAGAATCTGGACGTTCAGCTGAGGAAACTTCACGCCAGCGTGGAGTCTCTGGTCTGTCACAGGAAAG agcTCTCTGTGAACACAGCACAGTTTGCCAAGTCGGCGGCCATGTTGGGGAACAGCGAGGACCACACGGCTCTGTCTCGAGCTCTGTCCCAGCTggcggaggtggaggagaagatcGACCAGCTGCACCAGGACCAGGCCAACGCAGACTTCTACCTCTTCTCTGAGTTACTGGGCGACTACGTCCGCCTCATCACCGCCGTCAAG ggtgTGTTCGACCACCGTATGAAGACGTGGCAGAAGTGGCAGGACAGTCAGATGCTCCTGCAGAAGAAACGAGAAGCTGAAGCCAAACTGCAGTTCACCAACAAAccagacaaactgcagcaggcGAAAGACGAGATCAAAgag ctggaGGGGAAGGtccagcagggagagagagactttgaACAAATCTCCAAAACCATCCGCAAAGAAGTCAGCAGGTTTGAG aaagagagagtgaaggacTTTAAAACAATCATTATCAAATACCTGGAGTCACTGGTTCAGACACAACAGCAG ctgatAAAATACTGGGAGGCCTTCTTACCCGAGGCCAAGGCCATCTCATag